CCCGGTTCGCAAACCCAAAGCTTTGTAGTGGTGCCGCAAACCAACCGCCGCCTACCAGAAAATTTACTGGTGAACGTGCGGCTTACCAGGCAGGAAAAAAAACGAGGCCAGATAGTAGACAAGACCGCTGTGCTTTCAGATGAGACCATGGAGAATTTCTGGGTAATGAAACTTATAAATGACTCTACGGCCGTAAAGACCCCGGTGAAAAAAGGCATCGTTTCAGGGAATAAAATAGAGATCCTTTCGCCCATATTCAAACCCACAGACCGCTTGGTATCCACCGGAAATTATGGGCTGCCTGACACCGCCCTGATAACCGTACTCAAGCAGCCATGAAAGATTTCTTCCTTAGGTATAAAAACCCGGTAACGGTTATCCTGACGATTGTTCTGGCCGGGGGCGTCTTTGCGTACACCCGCATGCAGACCTCGCTTTTCCCGGAGGTTACGTTCCCCAAAATAAAGGTCATTGCCGACAGCGGTTTGCAGCCGGTCAGCAAGATGATGATCACCGTCACCAAGCCCCTTGAAAACACCATCAAGCAAGTGCCAGACCTACACCTTATCCGTAGCGTCACCAGCCGGGGCAGCTGTGAGATCTCTGCCTTTATGGACTGGAACGTAAACGTGGACCTGAGCAAACAACAGGTAGAATCGGCTATTGCCGACGTGAAAGCGGCCTTGCCCCCCGGCACAGATATCACGGTTGCCAAAATGAACCCAAGCATTCTTCCGGTAATGGGTTACGTGATTGACGGGCCTGGCCGCAGCCCCATAGAACTGAACCTGATTGCTAACTATACCGTGAAACCGTTTATTTCACAGGTAGAGGGCGTTTCTGAGGTACGGGTCACGGGCGGCAAGACCAAGGAATTTGTGGTGGAGTTGGAGCAACAGAAAATGAGTTCCCTAGGGCTTACGCCCACCGCCATCTCAGACGCCTTAAGCCATACCAATTTCCTGACCAGCAACGGGTACCTATCAGATTACGACCGGCTTTACCTTTCCACCACCAACGCGGCCATTGAAAACCTGGACGACCTGCAAAACCTGGTGATCAGCAATGACGGCAAACGCATAGTCAGGCTCAAGGATATTGCCCAGGTAAAAGTGGAGGAGCAGGTAGAATACATCAGGATAAATGCGAACGGCAAGAAAGCGATCCTCATTGCGGTCTTAAAGCAGCCGAACTCCAACCTGATCGCCATTTCCAATTCAGTAGAAGCCAAGGTAAAGACCCTGAATAACCGCATTCTACCCAAGGGCGTCAGGCTTACGCCCTATTATATTCAGGCAGATTTCGTGCATGACTCCATCAGGAGCGTTACTGACAGTTTGCTCATTGGCTTGCTGCTGGCCATTTTGGTGACGGTAATTTTCCTGCGCTCGCTCAAATCCAGCATTGTTATACTAGTCACCATCCCGCTCACGCTTTCGCTTACCCTTATCATAATGTACGTGCTGGGGTATACCTTCAACATCATGACCCTGGGGGCCATTGCGGCAGCTATAGGCCTGATCATAGATGATGCCATTGTGGTGGTGGAACAGATCCACAGAACGCATGAAGAGCATCCAGAAACCCCCACGCGTGACCTGCTCTCTAAAAGCGTCCGTTACCTGTTGCCTGCTATGGTTGGTTCTTCCATGACCACCATTGTCATCTTTTTCCCATTCGTTTTACTTTCTGGCGTGGCCGGGGCCTACTTCAAGATCCTGACGAATACCATGATCATTACCCTGGTTTGCTCCTTTCTGGTTACCTGGCTGGGGTTGCCTGTGGTTTACCTGCTTTTATCCGGAAAGAGTAATAAAGTCAAACCCGCCGAAACCCAGAAGCCGGGCAAATGGATCGCGTTTTTTATGCACCATTCCATATTGAGCATCAGTTTTACCATTGTCCTAATTGGGGTGGTGGTGTTGGTGGCCCCCTTGTTGGAAACGGGCTTTTTGCCCGAAATGGACGAAGGATCCATCGTGATGGATTACACGTCGCCGCCCGGCACTTCCCTAGACGAAACGGACCGGATGCTCCGCCAGGCGGAGAAGATCATCGTAAAAGTGCCGGAAGTAGAGAGCTATTCCCGGCGCACCGGCACCCAGATGGGCTTTTTCATCACTGAACCCAACAGCGGCGATTACCTGATCCAGCTCAAAAAAGACCGGCAGCGCTCTACCAATGACGTAATAGATGAGATCAGGAAGGGCATAGAAACCACGCAGCCCGCCCTGGTGATTGACTTTGGTCAGGTGATAGGCGACATGTTGGGAGATTTGATGAGCTCCACCCAGCCAATAGAGGTAAAGGTCTACGGAGACAATCAGCAACTGCTGCAGAAAATTGCCAGACAGGTAGCATCCATCACCGAACACGTAAAAGGTACCGCTGACGTTTTTGACGGAATCGTGATCGCCGGTCCCTCGGTGAACATCCGTCCCGATAACCAACTGCTGGCCAGGTACCAGTTAACCCCCGCTGATTTTCAGTTTCAGCTACAGGCCCAGCTGGAAGGCAACGTTATAGGCAATATCTTTGAAAAAGAGCAGCAAACCAATGTCCGCCTGAAATACCCATATCCCACTAAAACCTCGCTGAATACCCTGGAGAACGGCCAGATTTTCCTTCCCAACGGCAAGCTTAAACCCATTTCAGAGCTAGCCACCATCCAAATTGAAACCGGCAGCGCAGAGATAGAGCGGGAAAACCTGCAATCCATGATCCCCGTTACGGCCCGCCTGGATAACAGGGACCTAGGAAGCACCATTGCCGAAATTCAGCAAAAAATCAACGAGCAGGTCCATTTGCCCAAGGGCTACCATATTGACTATGGCGGTGCTTACCAGGAGCAGCAACAATCTTTCTCTGAGCTCCTCATGATCCTGGTTGCGGCCGCCTTATTGGTTTTTGCCACTATCCTATTTCTTTTCCGCGAAGTTAAAGTTGCCTTTCTGATCATTTGCATTGCCATTTTAGGCATTGCCGGAAGTTTGTTGGCGCTCTAC
This Rufibacter radiotolerans DNA region includes the following protein-coding sequences:
- a CDS encoding efflux RND transporter permease subunit, whose amino-acid sequence is MKDFFLRYKNPVTVILTIVLAGGVFAYTRMQTSLFPEVTFPKIKVIADSGLQPVSKMMITVTKPLENTIKQVPDLHLIRSVTSRGSCEISAFMDWNVNVDLSKQQVESAIADVKAALPPGTDITVAKMNPSILPVMGYVIDGPGRSPIELNLIANYTVKPFISQVEGVSEVRVTGGKTKEFVVELEQQKMSSLGLTPTAISDALSHTNFLTSNGYLSDYDRLYLSTTNAAIENLDDLQNLVISNDGKRIVRLKDIAQVKVEEQVEYIRINANGKKAILIAVLKQPNSNLIAISNSVEAKVKTLNNRILPKGVRLTPYYIQADFVHDSIRSVTDSLLIGLLLAILVTVIFLRSLKSSIVILVTIPLTLSLTLIIMYVLGYTFNIMTLGAIAAAIGLIIDDAIVVVEQIHRTHEEHPETPTRDLLSKSVRYLLPAMVGSSMTTIVIFFPFVLLSGVAGAYFKILTNTMIITLVCSFLVTWLGLPVVYLLLSGKSNKVKPAETQKPGKWIAFFMHHSILSISFTIVLIGVVVLVAPLLETGFLPEMDEGSIVMDYTSPPGTSLDETDRMLRQAEKIIVKVPEVESYSRRTGTQMGFFITEPNSGDYLIQLKKDRQRSTNDVIDEIRKGIETTQPALVIDFGQVIGDMLGDLMSSTQPIEVKVYGDNQQLLQKIARQVASITEHVKGTADVFDGIVIAGPSVNIRPDNQLLARYQLTPADFQFQLQAQLEGNVIGNIFEKEQQTNVRLKYPYPTKTSLNTLENGQIFLPNGKLKPISELATIQIETGSAEIERENLQSMIPVTARLDNRDLGSTIAEIQQKINEQVHLPKGYHIDYGGAYQEQQQSFSELLMILVAAALLVFATILFLFREVKVAFLIICIAILGIAGSLLALYLTGTALNVGSYTGLIMIIGIIAENAIFTFLQFQESRQTSSMHDAIVYAISTRLRPKLMTAFGAIIALMPIALGIGTGAQLHQPLAIAVIGGFIIALPLLLIVYPTYLLLLFREKEEDQENIPL